The following nucleotide sequence is from Streptomyces bathyalis.
CTCATCACTCCACGGGAGTTCGTGCGCCGCCTCGATCAGCCCCGCGATCGGCTGGCCGAGGCGGAGGCCCTGGCCGCGCCGTACGAGGAGCCCGCCGCCTGGTTCGCCGCGCTCGCCGCCATGTTCGGCGAACTCGCCGAGCGTGCCGCCGAATTGGGCGACGTCGGACAGCCCGCGTCTTCGTCCCCGGCATCCGGGGGCGGCACGCCGGCGCTGCGCGTGCTCGACACGCTGCTGCCGGCGTTGCGCTCGACGGGCCTTACCGCACCGCACACCGGCAGGTCCCCATCCGGTCACGGTCCGGCCGCCGGCGCCGGCCTCGCCGCCGGACTGCTGAGCGCGCTGGAACCCGCCACGGGCCGGGAGCTGTACGGCGCCTGGCAGCGGGCGAGGCCCGCGGGTGCGGACGCGCCTTCGGTGCCGGACGCGCTGCGGGAACTGCTGGCGATGCGGGTCACCGCGGCCCCGTTCGGCTCGACGGCTCCCCTCAAGCCCGTACAGGACGCGACGGGCCGCGTCGTGCAGACGACGGACTGGCCGCTGAGCGGCGCCGAACTCACCGGCATCCGGATCGAGTTCGACACGACGGGGAAGGTGCCGCAGCGCGCCGAGTTCGGCTATGCGCGCTACGACCTGTCCCGGCAGCGCACCGAGGCGCTGCCCGCCGACACCTCGTTCACGCTCGGTCCCGGCCGTGTGGAACTGCACTCGCGCACCGGCCAGGACCATGGCCTGGGCTGGCTGAACCGTCGTCCCGAGACCTCGCAGGAGCCCGGAGTCACCGTCCGGCTGCTGCCCGGTCTGCCCGAGCGCACGGTGTTCATCTCACGTCCGGGCGAAGAGGGCGCCGTCCAGGTGGCCGTGCACAACGGTGACACGGCGGGCTGGCTGCTGAAGCCCGGGGAGGAGCAGCGGACGCGTCAGGGCGACATCGAGGTCACCGCCCGCTACACCACCCGCAGCGAACCGGCGTCCGTCGAGGTCGTCCTCGCCACCGTGCCGGACCCCGAAGGCCGCAGCATCCTGCGGCTGGACGGCGTGCACGAGAGCATCGAGGTGGGCAGCCGCGTCGTCATCTCCAGGCCCCGCAAGGGCGCGGAGGGCGGAGTGCCGGGCGACCCGGATCTCAAGTTCGTCAGCACCCGCGTCACGGCCGTGCGCACCGCCTCCTACGCGGACTACGGCATCACCGGACGTGGCACGGAACTCACCCTCGCCGACCCCTGGCTCGACGAGCGGGACGTGCTGCTCTCCCACATCCGGGACACGACGGTGTACGCCGGTGGCACCGAACTACGCCTCGCCGAGGAGCCGTTGGACGACGACGTGCACGGCAACGAGATCGTCCTCGACCGGCTCTACGAGGGACTCCGCCCCGGCCGCACCATCGCCCTCAGCGGCGAGCGCAGCGACGTGCCGCACACGTCCGGAGTCCAGGCGACCGAACTCGCCGTCGTCGCCCGCGCGGAGCAGTATCTCGACCCGCGGCTGCCCGGCGACCACGTGCACACGGTCCTCACCCTGACCGGGGACCTCGAGCACCGGTACCGACGCGACACCGTCGTCGTCCAGGGCAACGTCGTCTCCGCCACCCACGGCGAGAGCCGCGAGGAGGCCATCGGCAGCGGTGACGCGGGGCGCACACACCAGACGTTCAGGCTCTGGCAGGCGCCGCTGACCTGGCTGCCGGACGCCGGCCCGCTGGGTGCGCGGCCCACCCTGGAGATCCGCGTCGACGGCCTGCTGTGGCATCCCGTCGACAGCCTCGCGGGCCGGGGCCCCACCGAGCGCGTGTACGTCACCGGCACGGCGGGCGACGGCCGTACGACCGTCACTTTCGGCGACGGCGTGCACGGCGCACGGCTGCCGTCCGGGCACGAGAACGTGCGCGCCCGCTACCGGTTCGGCACCGGCGCCGAAGCCAACGTCCCGGCCCGGCGCATCACTCAGCCCGTCACCCGCCCGCTCGGCGTCACGGGGGTCACCAACCCCGTTCGCGCCACCGGCGGCGCCGATCCCGACGGGCCCGCGCACGCCGCTCAGTCCCGCAGGCCCGGACGTCTCCCCGCGGGCCGGCGCCGCATCCCGCTCGCCGTCTCCGCGCTCGACAGGCTCGTCTCCGCGCAGGACTACGAGGACTTCGCCCGCTCCCGCGCCGGTATCGGCAGGGCAGTGGCGCGTGAAGTCACCGACGGCAGGCGGCGGTTGCTTCATCTGACCGTCGCCGGGGACGACGACATCCCGCTGGAGCCGGACTCGCGGACCCTGCGGGCCCTGCGCGCCTCGCTGGCGCGGTACGGCGACGCACGTCTCCCCGTACGCGTCGAGACCCGCGAACTCGTCGTGCTGGTCGTCGCGGCGAAGGTGAAGGTCGCCCGCGACCACTCCTGGCAGTACGTCGAACCGCGGCTGCGTCAGGCCCTCCAGGCCGAACTGGGCTTCGCGGGCCGCGACTTGGCCGTACCGGCCCGGGCCCTCCGACGCGCTTGCCGCCGCGCACACGGTGCCCGGCGTCGACTGGGTGGACCTCGACGTCTTCACCGGAATACCCGAAGGCACCCCGCCGCAGCGGATCGTGGAGCAGCTGACGCGTCCGGGCCCGCCGCGCACGGTTCCGGCCCAACCGGCCGCGTACGACGAACAGTTCCACCGCGTCACCGCGCCCGAGGGCGAAACCCTGAGCCACATCGCCGCCGAGCGGGGCGTCCCGCTGGAGGAACTGCTGCGGCTCAACCCCGACATCACCGACACCCGGCCGCTGGAGCGCGGCCGCTCCGTGTGCGTCTTCCGCGGCATCCGTGCGGCCCAGTTCGTGCTGCTGCCCCAGAAGACCGCCGACTCGCTCGTCCTGACGGAGGCCGACCAGTGACCAGGCAGCCGAACCACCTCGCAGACCTGCTCCCGCAGTGGCACCGTCTGCGGGACGCCGAGCAGGGGGAGCCGCTGCGCGCCCTGCTCGCCGTCATCGCGGAACAGTCCGACCGGATACGCACCCAGGTCGAGCAGGGCTACGACGACTGGTTCGTCGAGACCGCCGCCGAGTGGGCTCTGCCGTACCTCGGTGACCTCGTCGGGCACCGCCCGCTCCCCGGATACGAGCGGGTTCTCGCCTCCGGCAGCCCGGACGCGACGGCGGACGCCTCGCGCCGCCGCCTCGCCGAAGTCCTCTCGCCCCGGCGGGACGTCGCCGCCACCGTCGCCAACCGGCGCCGCAAGGGCACCCTTCCGCTGCTGGAGGAACTCGCGGAAAGCGTCGCCGGCTGGCCCTCGCGGGCCGTCGAGCTCTCCCGCGGGCTCGCCCACCACCAGCCCGTGCGGCTCTACGGCGCGGCCACACCGACCGCCGATGTGCGCAGGGCAGGCCGCGGCAGACTCGCCGACCTGCGCGACAGCTCTCAACTCGACCTCGCCGCAGGGCCGTTCGGCACCCTTGCCCGTACAGCCGACGTCCGGCGCGCGGACTCCCGTCGCCGGCAGGGCGGCCACACCCCGGCGGGCGTCGGCCTGTACGTGTGGCGGCTGAGCCCGTACTCCGTCACCCGGGCACCCGCGTACTGCATCGACCGGGCCCGCAACCTGTACACCTTCTCCGTCCTCGGAAACGACACCCCGCTCGTGACGAAGCCCGAACCCGAGCCGCACGCCGCGCACATCGCCACGGCGGACAACCTGCCCGATGCCATCGGGCGCCGCCGGCTCTCCGAGCGCCTCGCGGACTACTACGGGCCCGGCAAGAGCTTCACCGTCTGGCGGGACGGACAGGACGAGCCGGTGCCGATGGAGGACATCGTCGTCGCGGACCTGAGCGACTGGCGCTACCGTCCGCGGCGCGGCCAGATCGCCGTCGACCCGGAGCTGGGCCGCATGGCCTTCGGCTCCCGTTCGGCGCCCCGGCAGGGTGTGTGGGTCACCTACCACTACGCGTTCTCCGAGGAGATGGGCGGCGGCGAATACGTCCGCGACCGCCCGCGGACTCCGGGCGCGACCGTCTACCGGGTCGGTCCCGGCGAGGCGCACGAGCGGATCATGGACGCGTACGCCCAGTGGCGCGAGGACCGCGCGGGCGGCCGCTGCCCGGGCGAGGGCATCATCGAACTCGCCCACAGCGGGACCTGGCAGGAGCAGCTCGACTTCGACCTGGAAGCCGGAGACCGCCTCCAGGTCCGTGCCGCCGAGGGCACCCGCCCCGTCGTCCGGCTCCTGGACTGGTACAGCAACCGGCCGGACGCGCTCAACATCCGTGCGTCCGAGGGGGATTGCGCACCCGGCGAGGAGCCGCGGGCCGTTCTCGACGGACTGCTGATCACCGGCCGCGGCATCCACGTGAGCGGGCCGGTCGGCGCGCTCGTGCTGCGGCACTGCACCCTCGTACCGGGCTGGAGCCTGGAGGAGGACTGCGGTCCGCACTCCCCGCAGGAACCCAGCCTCGTCCTCGAATCCACCACGGCCTGTGTGGAGGTCGACCGCAGCATCCTCGGCACCATCGAGGTCATCGGCGACGAGGTCGGCACCGACCCGCTGCCGCTGCATCTGCGCGACAGCATCCTCGACGCCACGGGCCACCACCGGGAGGCCCTCTCCGCGCCCGACTGCCGGCACGCGCACGCCGTCCTCCACGCCCACCGCACCACCGTCATCGGCGAAGTGCACACGCACGCCGTGCGGATCGCGGAGAACAGCATCTTCACCGGCGAAGTCGACGTGGCACGCAAGCAGTTGGGCTGCATGCGCTTCAGCTACGTCCCGCACGGGTCACGCACACCGCGCCGGTTCCGCTGCGTCCCCGACCGGGAACGCCCGGAGACCCGGATGGTGCGGCCCGTCTTCACCAGCGAGCGCTACGGCACACCCGCCTACGCACAGCTGGCCGCGGGCTGCCCCGACGCCGTCGGACGCGGCGCCGACGACGGCGGCGAACTCGGCGCCTTCCACGACCTGTACCAGCCGCAGCGCACGGACGGCCTCCGGGCACGTCTCGCCGAATACACCCCGGCCGGCACGGACGCCGGGATCTTCTTCGTCACGTGAACCACCCGAACGGACGGTCCCGGCAAGCCCGTTGACCGGAACCGACCGAGCCCGGCCCGCCAGCTTCCGTACGCACGCACAGCCCGCACCGCCTGCGGGCACATCCGAGGGGGATTCCTTCCATGCACGCAGATCTGTCCCGCAGCACCTTCCGGCCGCAGCGGCACTACTCCGCCGTCCTGGCCCAGCAGGGCCGCGTCCAGCTGGACGCCGACGCCAACGAACAGGCCGCCATCCAGCTGCACCACAGCCGCACCACCGCCGCCGACCTGATCGGGCAGCACGGCGGGCCCACCGGCGCGGCGGGATTCGCCATCCAGTTCGTGGGGAGCAGCGGCGAGCTGGACGACCTGGAGATCGGTGCCGGCCGGTACTACGTCGACGGCATCCTGTGCGAAGCGGGAGGGCCGGTCCCGGGTGTCCCCGTGCCGGACGACAAGGACACCGACGGCAACGGCGACGACGGAACCGACGCCGGCAAGGAGCCGCAGCAGCCTGGGAGTTGGACCTACTGGGACCAGCCCGACGCCCACCTCGACCCGGAGCGCCCGGGCGACCGGCTGCCCGCACGGTTCCCCTACCTGGCCTATCTGAAGGTGTGGGAGCGCGCCGTCACCGCGGCGGAGGATCCCTACCTGAGGGAGACGGCCCTCGGCGCCGCCACCACCGACACGGCCGCCCGGCGCAAGGTGATCTGGCAGGTGCGGGCGCTCCCGGGCGACGCGCTCGACCTGGAGGACGACAAGCCCGGCAAGGACGCCGTCCGCGAGGCGTTCACCAAGTGGACGCAGGCGAGCGACAGTTCGGTGCGGAAGCTGGCGGCCCGCAGCGATCGCCCCGACGGCGCCGACGACGACCCCTGCCTCGTGCGGCCCGACGCCCGCTACCGCGGCCCGGAGAACCAGCTGTACCGCGTGGAGATCCACCAGGGCGGCGACGCGAAGACGGCCGGGTTCAAGTGGTCCCGCGAGAACGGCTCCGTCACGTTCCCCGTCGACGAACTCGACGGGACCTGGGCCTCGTTGGGCACCCTCGGCGACGACAAGGCACTCGGCCTGGACGTCGGCGACCTCGTCGAGTTCACCGACACCGCCACCTCCGACCGGCTCGACGCGACCCCTCTGCTGCGCATCGAGGAGGTCGACCTGCCCGGCCGGCAGGTGCGGCTGTCCGCCGAGCCCGAGACGTACCGGCCCGGCAAGAGCCCGTTCCTGCGCCGGTGGGACCACCGCGCCCCCGGCCACGGCCAGGGCGGACGGCATGGCGACGAGGGCCGGCTGCGCGAGGGCGCACTCCCGGTCGAGGAGGGCCGCTGGCTGGCCCTGGAGGACGGCGTCGAGGTCTACTTCGCCAAGGGCGGCACATACCGGACGGGCGACTACTGGCTGATCCCCGCCCGTACGGCGAACGGCGAGGTCGAATGGCCCGTGGACACCGCCCGCCGTCCGCTGCTCCAGGACCCGGCGGGAATCGCCGTCCACTACGCGCCGCTCGCGTGGGTGATGGGAGAGCGAGCCGCCTCCGACCTCCGGTTCGTCTTCAAGCCCCTGGCCTCCGCGGTTCCCGCAGCGAGCGAGGAGGAGCTGGCGCTGGAGGCGCTGGCCGCGGAGGAGGAGAGCCGCGCCCAGCAGAGCGCCGAGGACGACGCGGCACCGCTGTACCCGGGGACCGGCGGCGAATGAGCGGGCCCGGCGCAGCGCGGAAGAGCACCACGGTGAGAGCGAGCAGACACGCAACGGAACGTGAGGACGGGACGCGTCCAGGACGCATCCACAAAAGGGGGAGACCGCGATGGCGAAACCACTGAGCGCGGACCGGCTCGTGAAGGCGCTCAAGGACGAGGGCCTCACGGTCCACGAGGTCCGCAACTGGCGGCGCCACAACCGCAATTCGAAGGGCGCCTGGGGCCCGCTGAACGGCGTGATGATCCATCACACCGTCACCTCGGGCACCGAGGGCAGCGTCCGGCTGTGCTACGACGGCCGCTCCGGCCTGCCGGGGCCGCTGTGCCACGGCGTCATCGACAAGCACGGGGAGGTCTGGCTCGTCGGCAACGGCCGCGCCAACCACGCCGGCCTCGGCGACGGCGACGTCCTGAACGCGGTCATCAACGAGCGGAAGCTCCCGCACGACAACGAGGCCGACACCGACGGCAACGCCCGCTTCTACGGCTTCGAGTGCATCAACCTCGGCAACGGGAAGGACCCGTGGCCCAAGAATCAACTGGAGGCCATCACGCGCGTCTCGGCAGCCATCTGCCGGGCGCACGACTGGAACGAGCGCTCCGTCATCGGCCACAAGGAATGGCAGCCCGGCAAGGTCGACCCGCGCGGCTTCACGATGGACAGCATGCGAAGCCGCATCGCCGCCCGGCTGAAGAAGAAGCCCAGCGACGGCGGCAAGGTCGGTGGCGGCGGCACCGGTGGAGGCGGCGGTGGCGGTGGGGGCGGCGGCAGCAAGCCCGCCCACGAGCCGTTCCCCGGCAGCGACTTCTTCCGCGAGGGACGCGAGAGCCGCATCATCACGGCGATGGGCAAGCGCCTGGTGGCGGAAGGCTGTTCCGAGTACAAGGTCGGCCCGGGCCCTCATTGGACGGACGTCGACCGCCGCTCGTACGCCGCGTGGCAGCGCAAGCTCGGCTACCGCGGCAAGGACGCGGACGGCATTCCCGGCCCGGAGAGCTGGAAGAAGCTGAAGGTTCCCAACGTCTGAGCGGAGCACCCAGGAGGGCCGCCCCGGTGCAGTTGCCGCGGCCCGGACACGCACGTGAGCCCCCGTAAGCCCGCCGCCTGACCACAGGCGGCGGGCTTACGCGTGGGCGCGTTGCCAGCAATGGGGAGCGCCCGCCCGGGGTGAACTCGCCCGCCGGCGACAGGCGTTGGGGCGCACGGGTCACCGCAGAGGACAGGTGCGGTTGCTGAACCCGGTGGCCTCGGGCCCCGCGTTCACCGT
It contains:
- a CDS encoding peptidoglycan-binding protein yields the protein MAKPLSADRLVKALKDEGLTVHEVRNWRRHNRNSKGAWGPLNGVMIHHTVTSGTEGSVRLCYDGRSGLPGPLCHGVIDKHGEVWLVGNGRANHAGLGDGDVLNAVINERKLPHDNEADTDGNARFYGFECINLGNGKDPWPKNQLEAITRVSAAICRAHDWNERSVIGHKEWQPGKVDPRGFTMDSMRSRIAARLKKKPSDGGKVGGGGTGGGGGGGGGGGSKPAHEPFPGSDFFREGRESRIITAMGKRLVAEGCSEYKVGPGPHWTDVDRRSYAAWQRKLGYRGKDADGIPGPESWKKLKVPNV
- a CDS encoding DUF6519 domain-containing protein gives rise to the protein MHADLSRSTFRPQRHYSAVLAQQGRVQLDADANEQAAIQLHHSRTTAADLIGQHGGPTGAAGFAIQFVGSSGELDDLEIGAGRYYVDGILCEAGGPVPGVPVPDDKDTDGNGDDGTDAGKEPQQPGSWTYWDQPDAHLDPERPGDRLPARFPYLAYLKVWERAVTAAEDPYLRETALGAATTDTAARRKVIWQVRALPGDALDLEDDKPGKDAVREAFTKWTQASDSSVRKLAARSDRPDGADDDPCLVRPDARYRGPENQLYRVEIHQGGDAKTAGFKWSRENGSVTFPVDELDGTWASLGTLGDDKALGLDVGDLVEFTDTATSDRLDATPLLRIEEVDLPGRQVRLSAEPETYRPGKSPFLRRWDHRAPGHGQGGRHGDEGRLREGALPVEEGRWLALEDGVEVYFAKGGTYRTGDYWLIPARTANGEVEWPVDTARRPLLQDPAGIAVHYAPLAWVMGERAASDLRFVFKPLASAVPAASEEELALEALAAEEESRAQQSAEDDAAPLYPGTGGE